The proteins below come from a single Uloborus diversus isolate 005 chromosome 10, Udiv.v.3.1, whole genome shotgun sequence genomic window:
- the LOC129230979 gene encoding adenosine 5'-monophosphoramidase HINT3-like produces MATSSEEETCVFCKIVREKTAVFFYENEGFIAFKDKKPAAAHHYLIIPKKHVKNPSTLQPSDLELVKQLFSIGKEVLQRQNASTDDARFGFHWPPFNSIQHLHMHAISPASSMGFVSKLIFKPDTYWFVSAASLVEKLEKKISET; encoded by the exons ATGGCTACATCTAGTGAAGAGGAGACTTgtgttttttgtaaaatagtacgTGAGAAAACTGCAGTTTTCTTCTATGAG AATGAGGGTTTTATAGCCTTTAAAGATAAGAAACCAGCTGCTGCTCATCATTATCTGATCATACCAAAAAAGCATGTGAAGAATCCATCTACATTACAACCATCAGATCTTGAACTTg TGAAGCAGCTGTTTAGTATTGGGAAAGAAGTTCTTCAAAGACAAAATGCCAGTACAGATGATGCTCG GTTTGGATTCCATTGGCCTCCATTCAACTCAATACAGCACCTGCATATGCATGCCATATCGCCAGCAAGTAGTATGGGCTTTGTCTCAAAGTTGATATTTAAGCCTGATACTTACTGGTTTGTATCA GCTGCAAGTTTAGTTGAGAAATTGGAAAAGAAGATCAGTGAAACATAA